The following are encoded in a window of Cottoperca gobio chromosome 20, fCotGob3.1, whole genome shotgun sequence genomic DNA:
- the nell3 gene encoding uncharacterized protein nell3, giving the protein MVLITPVLLLLLSWVSLQAVAEICRGTHCYGAETGDPRPCTGAHCPGGRTSRPPRHYHTTAQGRSAQIVASQHHAYPSSPRAASEVYPAVQPLRGRHSGSSSSSSSGARIRAPEVLPAGCTGADCAALVKQFQPTNDTQECRGIECRLPLRIRPKARAKSCVGEGCSSEESASQLPPVHLSDRAAQFLGDFPDLGYPSSELGGAPLGVQLTCDIKPGENEVPSEDALILHLQLAKGQEKLVEALRAQQIIIRDLQQKLADQQEALLSQQIEILDQQRRMYDQMDVVKAQYGLLSDTIKQVSFQGLQGELQSYFESHLAGLQSQARSHLQKSYAVHKMNLDSKVMDVVGEANFPQPLLGCPSPCGQEEFCDFQNDPPQCDKCTMCPPGFFLISQCSATADRMCQDRDECLEVPNICGERVKCLNTPGGFRCLGVSMREAVMGLCGQDYFYNQELQECQACSDCDVEPVSVACTAISDSVCGQPSESQLSGSWGANVGVPPARTSGTQIFPGLQLNIRGKEKIDLLSNEAGQVTFLQHGLVWLDHNFAIKHSCRNFLQVGIRLNGSQEEEGRDLSGVRIEQPDGKYFQGVSISSGVEVEPNHTLTLLLKSPNQHCNQSKDLHVYDITTPSFSLLWLSHDTGAVAMTAQMSVLTHYQTSYRPTFRMTSVSDPYMIILTHDNRGVRFTESGVVKFVLQQALYSMGHTCIREGFSLIAYTNRNGTGQEAMQAFKTGVNYRDTSITLSGAVSIASGDTLSFEITSPSQCNIRYFGDSTGISMLSLIWIPSAVSSALTATVSRTGLPFGAVRNKQLSFQQISPDTTQVHLSRSGEPNSRKNFVFHEKGTANIALNLKLIHSCNIVKLTLQRAGGQGGQAAPVAQQVSGYMPEGSEWASIGLRASFPVQNGTAVYVTLDCIRGRVNQITHEGGTNVSILWVAV; this is encoded by the exons ATGGTTTTAATAACACctgtgctgttgctgctgctgtcttgGGTATCACTGCAAGCTGTCGCAGAGATCTGCCGGGGGACGCACTGCTACGGCGCGGAAACCGGCGATCCAAGACCGTGCACCGGAGCGCACTGTCCGGGGGGCAGAACCTCCAGACCGCCGCGGCACTATCACACGACAGCGCAGGGGAGATCGGCGCAGATAGTCGCCAGCCAACACCACGCGTATCCGAGCTCCCCGAGAGCAGCGTCGGAGGTTTATCCGGCTGTGCAGCCACTTCGCGGGCGGcacagcggcagcagcagcagcagcagcagtggcgCACGGATAAGAGCGCCTGAAGTTTTACCTGCAGGATGCACGGGTGCAGACTGCGCCGCTCTTGTGAAACAATTTCAGCCCACTAATGACACCCAAGAATGTAGAGGGATCGAGTGCAGACTGCCGCTGAGGATACGGCCAAAAGCTCGAGCAAAGTCTTGTGTGGGAGAAGGGTGTAGTTCAGAGGAGAGCGCCAGCCAGCTTCCTCCTGTCCATCTGTCCGACAGAGCAGCTCAGTTTCTGGGAGATTTTCCGGACCTTGGATATCCATCGTCGGAACTTGGCGGCGCACCTTTGGGTGTCCAGCTCACATGTGACATCAAGCCAG GGGAGAATGAAGTTCCCTCAGAAGATGCCCTCATCTTGCACCTCCAGCTGGCCAAAGGGCAGGAGAAGCTGGTGGAGGCCCTGCGTGCCCAGCAGATAATCATCCGTGACCTGCAGCAGAAGCTCGCCGACCAACAGGAGGCGCTACTGTCCCAGCAGATAGAGATCCTGGACCAGCAGCGGCGCATGTATGATCAGATGGATGTGGTGAAGGCCCAGTACGGCCTCCTCTCAGACACCATCAAACAGGTTTCCTTCCAGGGCCTGCAGGGTGAGCTGCAGAGCTACTTCGAGAGCCACCTGGCGGGTCTGCAGAGCCAGGCCCGCAGCCACCTGCAGAAGTCCTACGCCGTGCACAAAATGAACCTAGACTCAAAGGTGATGGATGTAGTCGGAGAGGCTAATTTCCCTCAACCTCTGCTAGGATGCCCTTCACCCTGTGGGCAGGAGGAGTTCTGTGATTTTCAGAATGACCCACCTCAATGTGACAAGTGCACCATGTGTCCACCGGGCTTCTTTCTGATCTCACAGTGTTCTGCTACTGCAGACAGGATGTGCCAG GACAGAGATGAATGTCTTGAAGTACCAAACATTTGTGGAGAGCGAGTGAAGTGCCTTAATACTCCAG GGGGGTTCAGGTGTTTGGGGGTTTCTATGAGAGAAGCAGTGATGGGCTTGTGTGGTCAGGACTACTTCTACaaccaggagctgcaggagtgCCAGGCCTGTTCTGACTGTGATGTTGAGCCTGTTTCTGTTGCCTGCACAGCTATCAGTGACTCTGTCTGCGGCCAGCCTTCAGAGAGCCAACTCTCCGGGTCTTGGGGGGCCAATGTGGGAGTTCCCCCTGCCAGAACCTCTGGCACCCAGATCTTCCCTGGGCTTCAATTAAACATCcgaggaaaagagaaaattgaTCTGTTGTCCAACGAGGCTGGGCAGGTGACGTTCCTGCAGCATGGCCTGGTGTGGTTGGATCATAACTTTGCGATAAAGCACAGCTGCAGGAACTTCCTTCAGGTTGGAATAAGGCTCAATGGGagccaggaggaggagggtcgGGACCTCAGCGGTGTTCGCATCGAACAACCGGATGGGAAGTACTTCCAGGGTGTCAGCATCAGCAGCGGAGTCGAGGTGGAGCCTAACCACACCCTCACTCTACTGCTGAAGAGTCCCAATCAACACTGCAACCAGAGCAAGGATCTTCACGTCTATGACATCACCACTCCTTCTTTCAGTTTGCTGTGGTTGTCGCACGACACCGGTGCCGTAGCTATGACGGCTCAGATGTCCGTGTTGACGCACTACCAGACCAGCTACCGCCCAACTTTCCGCATGACCTCTGTGTCTGACCCGTATATGATCATTCTAACGCACGACAACCGCGGTGTGCGCTTCACAGAAAGTGGCGTGGTGAAGTTCGTCCTCCAGCAGGCGCTTTACTCTATGGGCCACACCTGCATTCGAGAGGGTTTCTCCCTGATTGCCTACACTAACCGCAACGGGACTGGCCAGGAGGCGATGCAAGCCTTCAAGACGGGCGTCAACTACAGGGACACCTCCATCACCCTCTCTGGCGCTGTGAGCATTGCCAGCGGGGACACGCTCAGCTTCGAGATCACATCTCCGTCCCAGTGCAACATCCGCTACTTTGGGGACAGCACCGGGATCAGTATGCTGAGCCTCATCTGGATTCCCTCAGCAGTGTCGTCAGCGCTGACTGCTACCGTGTCCAGGACTGGTCTGCCCTTTGGAGCAGTCAGGAACAAGCAGCTGTCATTCCAGCAGATCAGCCCGGACACGACGCAGGTTCATCTGTCCCGCTCAGGGGAGCCAAACAGCAGGAAGAACTTTGTATTCCACGAGAAAGGAACGGCGAACATAGCCCTCAACCTGAAGCTGATACACTCCTGCAATATCGTTAAACTCACTTTGCAGCGGGCAGGGGGTCAGGGTGGGCAGGCAGCTCCTGTGGCTCAGCAGGTGTCTGGATATATGCCTGAAGGGAGCGAGTGGGCCAGTATCGGGCTAAGGGCCTCGTTTCCTGTGCAGAACGGTACAGCGGTGTACGTTACTCTGGACTGTATTCGCGGACGAGTTAACCAGATCACACACGAGGGCGGCACTAACGTTTCAATTCTCTGGGTTGCAGTCTGA